A stretch of Pseudomonas sp. CCC3.1 DNA encodes these proteins:
- a CDS encoding MFS transporter, which yields MTAGQNTTERLPMGALLALAMTGFICIVTETLPAGLLTQISSGLEVSSALAGQMVTVYALGSLLAAIPLTIATQGWRRRNVLLLTIVGFLLFNSITAWSSHYGVTLIARFFAGASAGLAWSLLAGYARRMVAPHLQGRAMAVAMVGTPIALSLGVPLGTWLGSLVGWRTAFGLMSLLTLVLMVWVLVKVPDYPGQASSQRIGLRQVLLTPGVRSVLAVVMTWMLAHNMLYTYIAPFVAPAGLANEVDIVLLVFGLAALLGIWVTGRLVDRHLRKAVLASLATFAAIALLFGLFAQSAEVVYAGIFVWGLSFGGAATLLQTALADTAGEGADVALSMNVVVWNSAIAAGALTGGVLLDQVGVSAFPWVLLVLLLAGWWIVLRARSHGFPHGQRQTGAAVVGH from the coding sequence ATGACGGCAGGGCAAAACACCACTGAACGATTACCCATGGGCGCGCTGCTGGCGCTGGCCATGACCGGTTTTATTTGCATCGTCACCGAGACGTTACCTGCGGGTTTACTGACCCAGATCAGCAGCGGGCTTGAGGTGTCATCTGCGCTGGCCGGGCAGATGGTCACGGTCTACGCGTTGGGCTCATTGCTGGCAGCGATCCCGCTGACCATCGCCACTCAAGGCTGGCGGCGGCGCAATGTGTTGCTGCTGACGATTGTCGGTTTCTTGCTGTTCAACTCGATTACCGCGTGGTCTTCGCACTATGGCGTGACGTTGATTGCGCGGTTTTTTGCCGGTGCTTCTGCCGGTTTGGCCTGGAGCCTGTTGGCGGGTTACGCCCGGCGTATGGTCGCCCCGCATTTGCAGGGTCGAGCCATGGCAGTGGCGATGGTTGGCACCCCGATTGCCCTGTCGCTCGGGGTGCCGCTGGGCACGTGGCTGGGATCGTTGGTGGGGTGGCGAACCGCGTTTGGCCTGATGTCGCTCTTGACCCTGGTGCTGATGGTCTGGGTACTGGTCAAAGTGCCGGATTACCCTGGGCAGGCCAGCTCCCAGCGCATCGGTTTGCGCCAGGTGCTGCTAACGCCGGGCGTGCGTTCTGTGCTCGCCGTGGTGATGACCTGGATGCTCGCGCACAACATGCTCTACACCTACATCGCGCCGTTTGTAGCCCCGGCGGGCCTGGCCAATGAAGTCGACATCGTGTTGCTGGTGTTCGGTCTTGCGGCGTTGCTGGGCATTTGGGTGACGGGGCGTCTGGTCGATCGGCACTTGCGCAAAGCCGTGCTCGCCAGCCTCGCAACGTTCGCGGCAATCGCCCTGCTGTTTGGCCTGTTCGCCCAATCTGCGGAGGTGGTGTACGCGGGTATTTTTGTCTGGGGACTGTCCTTTGGCGGCGCAGCAACCTTATTGCAAACAGCGCTGGCCGATACGGCAGGCGAGGGCGCCGACGTTGCACTGTCGATGAACGTGGTGGTGTGGAACAGCGCGATTGCCGCCGGTGCGCTCACCGGTGGCGTGTTGCTGGACCAAGTCGGCGTGAGCGCCTTCCCCTGGGTATTGCTGGTGCTGTTGCTGGCCGGATGGTGGATTGTATTGCGCGCCCGCAGCCATGGTTTCCCCCATGGCCAGCGCCAGACCGGCGCCGCCGTAGTCGGGCACTGA
- a CDS encoding TetR/AcrR family transcriptional regulator gives MAQMGRPRTFDRDAAITQAMHLFWEHGYDSTSLSQLKANIGSGISAPSFYAAFGSKEALYKEVMERYLNTHGRVTESLQDTTMAPREAIERALRRSANMQCEPGHPRGCLVTLGLMNASSAQTVCAPLAETRARNRAGFIACVERAVASGELVAHTDPVALATVFESFLLGLTTLARDGVSHAVLDAGVTQVMSVWDAMCADTHRA, from the coding sequence ATGGCCCAGATGGGACGCCCACGTACGTTTGACCGTGACGCGGCAATCACCCAAGCCATGCACCTGTTTTGGGAGCACGGTTACGATTCCACCTCACTGAGTCAGCTCAAGGCGAACATCGGCTCGGGGATTTCCGCGCCCAGTTTTTACGCCGCCTTTGGTTCCAAGGAAGCCTTGTACAAAGAGGTGATGGAGCGCTATCTGAATACCCATGGCCGGGTGACCGAGAGCCTGCAAGACACGACAATGGCGCCGCGCGAGGCCATTGAACGGGCATTGCGCCGCTCGGCCAACATGCAATGCGAGCCAGGGCATCCACGGGGGTGTCTGGTCACGCTGGGGCTGATGAACGCCAGCTCAGCACAGACGGTGTGTGCCCCGCTCGCCGAAACCCGTGCCCGCAACCGGGCCGGGTTTATTGCCTGCGTTGAGCGCGCTGTGGCCTCGGGAGAGTTGGTCGCACACACCGACCCTGTAGCGCTTGCCACGGTATTTGAAAGTTTTTTGCTGGGGCTGACGACCCTTGCCCGGGACGGCGTATCGCATGCCGTGCTGGACGCGGGTGTGACGCAGGTAATGAGTGTGTGGGACGCTATGTGCGCCGATACACACCGCGCCTGA
- a CDS encoding LysR family transcriptional regulator, producing MLPPLTTIISRLRLKQLRLLIALDEFGSLHKAAESVAITQPGATKALHEIESTLGSTLFERTTKGLTPNDLGRCVIRYARLIHTDVAHLREEMLGIMQGHGGRLSVGVIMGAVPALVECLAQLRAKQPQLSVEIVEDTSARLLALLDEGRLDVAICRTSVSKHPAAYDCRFRDQEPLIVVANTAHRFAGRSALSLSELADSSWVVFPVNMPMRLTLEREFREAGLSFPTYPIETSSTFTTLSLLRQDPQLVAVMPIDVAQMAVSHGMLTRLALELKSRSEPYEIVTRQGVALTAPTQLLIEELTRQKQE from the coding sequence ATGCTGCCACCCCTCACTACCATCATTTCCCGGCTGCGCCTCAAGCAATTGCGGTTGTTGATTGCGCTGGACGAATTCGGCTCGCTGCACAAGGCGGCCGAGTCGGTGGCCATTACCCAGCCCGGCGCGACCAAGGCACTGCACGAAATAGAATCGACTCTGGGCTCAACCCTGTTCGAGCGCACGACCAAAGGCCTGACCCCCAATGACCTGGGGCGTTGCGTGATCCGCTATGCGCGGTTGATCCACACGGACGTGGCGCACTTGCGCGAAGAAATGCTCGGCATCATGCAAGGCCATGGCGGGCGGCTATCGGTGGGGGTGATCATGGGCGCAGTGCCAGCCTTGGTGGAGTGCCTGGCGCAATTGCGCGCCAAGCAGCCGCAGTTATCGGTCGAAATCGTCGAAGACACCAGCGCCCGGCTGCTGGCCTTGCTCGATGAAGGGCGGCTGGACGTGGCCATCTGCCGTACCAGCGTCAGCAAACACCCGGCGGCGTATGACTGCCGTTTTCGCGACCAAGAACCGTTGATCGTGGTTGCCAACACCGCGCACCGCTTTGCTGGCCGGAGTGCCTTGTCGTTGAGCGAACTGGCGGATTCGTCGTGGGTGGTGTTCCCGGTCAACATGCCCATGCGCTTGACCCTGGAGCGTGAGTTCAGAGAAGCCGGGCTGAGCTTTCCGACTTACCCGATAGAAACCTCGTCGACCTTCACCACGCTCTCGTTGCTGCGCCAAGACCCGCAACTGGTCGCCGTGATGCCCATAGACGTCGCGCAAATGGCTGTTAGCCACGGCATGCTGACGCGCTTGGCGCTTGAGCTGAAATCACGCAGCGAACCCTATGAAATCGTCACCCGGCAGGGCGTAGCACTCACAGCGCCGACCCAATTGCTGATTGAGGAACTGACCCGGCAAAAGCAGGAATGA
- the araD1 gene encoding AraD1 family protein, with protein MRLIQFETAQDQRQVGVIEGDQIHIVQGTENTRELALSAIRKGHGLVEEVLARGTQQSPLSYRQLLEEGRVLPPLDHEDPAHCLISGTGLTHLGSASTRDKMHQQNTSDQSAMTDTARIFQWGIEGGRPASGTVGVQPEWFYKGDGSIVVRPGSAFDKPPFAEDAGEEPELTGLYVVGDDGKPYRVGFALGNEFSDHVMERRNYLYLAHSKLRNCSFGPELRVGELPRHLTGMSRILRGNEVVWEKEFLSGEDNMCHSLENLEYHHFKYTQFLRPGDVHVHFFGTATLSVADNIQTQEGDRFEISMPEFGAPLINGIQAGAAELPAGKVTTL; from the coding sequence ATGCGTTTGATCCAATTTGAAACAGCTCAAGACCAGCGCCAGGTCGGCGTGATCGAGGGTGACCAGATCCACATCGTGCAGGGCACTGAAAACACCCGTGAACTGGCCCTCAGCGCCATTCGTAAAGGCCATGGCCTGGTTGAAGAAGTGCTGGCCCGAGGCACCCAGCAGAGCCCGCTGAGCTACCGCCAGCTACTGGAAGAAGGCCGCGTATTGCCGCCGCTGGACCATGAAGACCCGGCCCACTGCCTGATCAGCGGTACGGGCTTGACCCACTTGGGCAGCGCCTCGACCCGCGACAAGATGCACCAGCAAAACACCTCCGATCAATCCGCCATGACCGACACCGCGCGTATTTTCCAGTGGGGCATTGAAGGCGGCCGTCCAGCATCCGGCACGGTGGGCGTTCAGCCGGAATGGTTCTACAAGGGTGATGGCTCGATTGTGGTACGCCCCGGCAGCGCCTTTGATAAGCCTCCCTTCGCAGAAGATGCCGGCGAAGAACCCGAGCTGACCGGCCTGTACGTGGTCGGCGACGATGGCAAGCCGTACCGTGTGGGCTTTGCCTTGGGCAACGAGTTTTCTGACCATGTGATGGAGCGCCGCAACTACCTGTACCTCGCGCATTCCAAACTGCGCAATTGCAGTTTCGGCCCTGAGTTGCGTGTGGGTGAACTGCCGCGCCACCTGACCGGCATGAGCCGCATCCTGCGCGGCAATGAAGTGGTCTGGGAAAAAGAGTTTCTGAGCGGTGAGGACAACATGTGCCACAGCCTGGAAAACCTTGAATACCATCACTTCAAGTACACCCAGTTCCTGCGTCCCGGCGATGTGCACGTGCATTTCTTCGGCACCGCCACGCTGTCGGTTGCCGACAATATTCAGACCCAAGAAGGCGACCGGTTCGAGATCAGCATGCCTGAGTTCGGCGCACCGCTGATCAACGGCATACAGGCAGGCGCCGCTGAACTGCCTGCCGGTAAAGTCACAACGTTGTAG
- a CDS encoding MFS transporter, which translates to MNSKTASAAAPQAAEVADASRPTTVRWRIFLILLLLSAINYIDRASLSVALPLISSEFEMTPALEGLMLSAFFWSYALMQIPGGMLLDRFQVRNIVGVATVGWGFFQAIAGGAHSWMTLLATRIGLGVAESPIMPAGAKLNGAWLTPNERGRGATLVDGGAPLGTAFGAIIIAGLITWFDSWRIAFVIAGVGTMIVGVWAWWYIRNNPAEHPKVNAAELAYITNANAEAAKTNGERKAILKDLLKSRSVLAMFAGYACYNSVFYGLLTWMPSYLHKAHNLDIKAMGGATFLIFMCGFIGEIFGGWLADKWKDAGGAPNKVMRTMFGGSAAIAALCILLVAYTPDAFTVISLLCVALFFIRWCGMYWCLPAILGGKSKAGVLGGSMNFCGNMVGVIVPILIGLIVQFTGSYFLALIFFVVMAFGLMLFSSLIDYRERGLA; encoded by the coding sequence ATGAACAGTAAAACTGCATCCGCAGCTGCGCCCCAAGCCGCTGAAGTCGCGGATGCCTCGCGGCCGACCACGGTGCGCTGGCGCATATTTTTGATCCTGCTGCTGCTATCGGCGATCAACTACATCGACCGCGCGTCACTGTCGGTGGCCTTGCCACTGATTTCCAGCGAATTTGAAATGACCCCGGCCCTGGAAGGCCTGATGCTGAGCGCGTTTTTCTGGTCTTACGCACTGATGCAAATCCCTGGCGGCATGCTGCTGGACCGTTTTCAGGTGCGCAATATCGTCGGTGTTGCCACGGTGGGCTGGGGCTTTTTCCAGGCCATTGCAGGCGGTGCTCACAGCTGGATGACCTTGCTGGCCACGCGTATCGGTCTGGGTGTGGCGGAATCACCGATCATGCCCGCCGGTGCCAAGTTGAACGGCGCCTGGCTGACGCCCAATGAACGCGGGCGCGGTGCAACCCTGGTCGATGGCGGCGCGCCGCTGGGTACCGCGTTTGGCGCAATCATCATCGCGGGCCTGATCACTTGGTTCGATTCATGGCGTATCGCATTCGTGATCGCCGGTGTCGGCACCATGATTGTCGGTGTCTGGGCGTGGTGGTACATCCGCAACAACCCGGCTGAGCACCCGAAGGTCAACGCAGCTGAGCTGGCCTATATCACCAACGCCAACGCCGAAGCGGCAAAGACCAACGGCGAGCGCAAAGCGATCCTCAAGGACCTGCTCAAAAGCCGCTCGGTACTGGCGATGTTCGCCGGTTATGCCTGCTACAACAGCGTGTTCTACGGCCTGTTGACCTGGATGCCGAGCTACCTGCACAAAGCCCACAACCTGGACATCAAGGCCATGGGTGGCGCTACGTTCCTGATCTTCATGTGCGGCTTTATCGGCGAGATCTTCGGCGGTTGGCTGGCCGACAAATGGAAAGACGCGGGCGGCGCGCCTAACAAAGTCATGCGCACCATGTTCGGCGGCTCGGCTGCCATTGCGGCCCTGTGCATCCTGCTGGTGGCGTACACCCCGGACGCATTCACAGTGATTTCACTGCTGTGCGTCGCGCTGTTTTTCATTCGCTGGTGCGGCATGTACTGGTGCTTGCCCGCCATTCTGGGCGGCAAATCCAAGGCGGGCGTGCTGGGTGGCAGCATGAACTTCTGCGGCAACATGGTCGGTGTGATTGTGCCGATCCTGATCGGCCTGATCGTGCAGTTCACCGGCTCGTATTTCCTGGCGCTGATCTTCTTTGTGGTGATGGCCTTCGGCCTGATGCTGTTCTCCTCCCTCATCGACTATCGTGAACGCGGCCTAGCCTGA